CCTTTGCAGGGCTGATGTCCCCATTGACCGCCTGACGGAGTGCGTCACGATACTCGTTGTCGTAGAAGTTTCTCCACATCGAGCTCTCATCGACACTGAAGGCATAGGAGACCTTGGAAACCTCACTCTGCAGTACCTTGTAATCCTCAGCAACCTGCTGGTCTGCTGGAGAGTAGGTTACCCCAACGAGGGAGGAGAGTCCCTTGTCACGGTTCAAATAGGTCTGGAAGTTCTTCTTGGTGTAGAACCACTTGAGGAAGTCGACTGCAAGGTCCTTGTTCTTGGCATTCACAGGGACACCAAGTCCACTGCCACCGAGGATGGCACTTGGGCCTTCAGGACCAACTGGTGAAGGCATAACGCCCCAATTCATTCCCTGAATCTGGTTGTAGAAGGAGTTGTAGTTCCACGTTCCACTGAAGTAGATTCCTACATCCCCATTCTTGAAATAGTCAGCCGGGTTGTCGGTGGTGCCGCCAGCCCAGATAGCCTTGGGCATGAAGGAGTTGTTCCATGCAACAAAGTCTTCCAGCGTAGCGATGTTCTGTGGGCTGTTGATGGCAACCACAAAGGAATCACCAGATTTCTCCACCATGGATCCGCCGTTTGCATACATCAGATTGTCATAGCGTGCTCTGGAGGAGTCCATTGCCATACCATACTTTACCCCGCCCTTCTCTTTGAGGAGCTTTGCATTCTTCTCAAGCTCTTCAAAGGTCCAGGGATCGTCTACCGTTGGAGCGGAAAGCCCGACGCGGTCAAAAGCATCCTTGTTGTAGTACACGTTGGTAATCGTGAACTGCTGGGGAAGGGTTGCCTTCTTGTCGCTGCTGTAATCCTGCACGATGATTTCCACAGCCATCGGTTCAAAGATGGACATGTCAAAATATTCGCCCAAATCGATGAATTCATCTGGATAGAGGCGAGCAAGACGAGTGGTGGCGATCAAATCCGGCAAGTCATTGTTGCGTGCCATCAAGGGGAACTTGGTGAGCTGGTCTTCGTAGGGAATGACCATAACATCAAGGGTGTTCCCGGTCTCTGCCGCCCAATCCTTCATGGTGTTCAGCA
The sequence above is drawn from the uncultured Sphaerochaeta sp. genome and encodes:
- a CDS encoding extracellular solute-binding protein — protein: MKKVSILALVVLLLGSMVFAAGSKEEAAQGPQALKVMLSEEPSSEDALLNTMKDWAAETGNTLDVMVIPYEDQLTKFPLMARNNDLPDLIATTRLARLYPDEFIDLGEYFDMSIFEPMAVEIIVQDYSSDKKATLPQQFTITNVYYNKDAFDRVGLSAPTVDDPWTFEELEKNAKLLKEKGGVKYGMAMDSSRARYDNLMYANGGSMVEKSGDSFVVAINSPQNIATLEDFVAWNNSFMPKAIWAGGTTDNPADYFKNGDVGIYFSGTWNYNSFYNQIQGMNWGVMPSPVGPEGPSAILGGSGLGVPVNAKNKDLAVDFLKWFYTKKNFQTYLNRDKGLSSLVGVTYSPADQQVAEDYKVLQSEVSKVSYAFSVDESSMWRNFYDNEYRDALRQAVNGDISPAKALNDFAELLSKKSGWPLKY